The DNA window CTTACAAACTTCAACGCATGCCGGAATCATTCCATTGCGAACTCGCTCAATACATCCATCACATTTATAGCTGACAGGAACATCTTCTGCTCTTCTCCAATCTCTGTAAAATCTTATAACTCCAAACGGACACACCATAGCACACATTCCGCAATTTATGCATCTGTCGACTTCAACAAAAACTATATTCTCCTCTCTATTTATTGCAGAGGTTGGGCAAGCTTCTAAACAAGGTGCCGGATCGCAATGCCTGCACTTGCTTGGAAACGCGTAGCTTTCGGCTGGAAATACGTGAATTCTGGGTTTAGGCTTTGGCTCCTCAAAAATCCCTGCAAAGTCTTTGTTTCGAGAATGAGAGATTGCACACTCGAACATGCACTGCATACAACCAACGCAGCGCTCAGGAAAAACAACCACGGATTTCATATTTTGCTCCATCAAAAAATTTAGTGTTGAAAATCATATTTAATCATTTCTTTAAACTTCGGTAGTGTAATCATTGAATTTAA is part of the Ferroglobus placidus DSM 10642 genome and encodes:
- a CDS encoding 4Fe-4S dicluster domain-containing protein; translation: MEQNMKSVVVFPERCVGCMQCMFECAISHSRNKDFAGIFEEPKPKPRIHVFPAESYAFPSKCRHCDPAPCLEACPTSAINREENIVFVEVDRCINCGMCAMVCPFGVIRFYRDWRRAEDVPVSYKCDGCIERVRNGMIPACVEVCKTGALKFGDVNELIKEEEKRIASAYYPIFQKKEIVPENYRLWVELGKKLRR